Proteins co-encoded in one Juglans regia cultivar Chandler chromosome 16, Walnut 2.0, whole genome shotgun sequence genomic window:
- the LOC108986765 gene encoding uncharacterized protein LOC108986765, whose amino-acid sequence MVHEGKIPSPKQALERAITLLKLHQKMKQKPEMRARLPIGWEKPSPGVLKLNVDGAIFNDQQGAGVGIILRDAVGEVLLAVSKKGHAVNDPPDVELLAMLRGLQLCIPLGIEELILESDSLLMITQLQEKEESWSLLGNIIKETKLLMARFYCCTIQHVGCKGNEAAHSLARYAWHIDDISILWESFPKVIQQIVWVDKFL is encoded by the coding sequence ATGGTACATGAAGGCAAGATCCCATCGCCAAAACAAGCACTGGAGCGTGCTATCACACTGCTTAAGCTGCaccaaaaaatgaaacaaaagccAGAGATGAGAGCAAGATTGCCAATTGGGTGGGAAAAGCCATCACCAGGAGTGTTGAAACTCAATGTTGATGGAGCTATCTTCAATGACCAACAAGGGGCAGGGGTAGGCATAATCCTTCGAGATGCAGTAGGGGAAGTCCTTTTGGCTGTGAGTAAGAAGGGTCATGCGGTTAATGACCCACCAGACGTAGAACTGTTAGCCATGCTAAGAGGACTGCAACTATGCATCCCTTTAGGAATCGAGGAACTTATTCTTGAAAGTGACTCACTACTGATGATTACACAACTGCAAGAGAAAGAAGAGTCTTGGTCTCTACTAGGGAATATTATAAAGGAAACCAAACTTCTCATGGCTAGGTTCTACTGCTGCACAATTCAACATGTTGGGTGTAAAGGAAATGAAGCAGCTCATAGTTTAGCTAGATATGCTTGGCATATAGATGATATCTCAATTTTGTGGGAATCTTTCCCCAAGGTCATTCAACAAATTGTATGGGTTGACaaatttttgtaa